In Bombus vancouverensis nearcticus chromosome 1, iyBomVanc1_principal, whole genome shotgun sequence, a single genomic region encodes these proteins:
- the LOC117153309 gene encoding uncharacterized protein LOC117153309, whose product MRAKLLYAVALLVLLVSLQQPAEPKKVIIHIPYRIKNIKHTHTIYKVVPHYHEDTKEDIEEDDKHY is encoded by the exons ATGAGAGCAAAGCTTTTG TATGCCGTTGCTTTACTGGTTTTGTTGGTGTCGCTGCAACAACCAGCTGAGCC GAAAAAGGTGATCATCCATATCCCCTATCGAATAAAGAACATAAAGCACACGCATACGATCTACAAAGTCGTGCCGCATTATCACGAAGATACGAAGGAGGATATAGAAGAAGACGATAAACATTATTAG
- the LOC117153307 gene encoding uncharacterized protein LOC117153307, with protein MIFKYLCLLLLNQIAIYGVSSKHVHLKILVPDLINHHTHTRTVLFHVHVPTPKKPKTHKNHRTHHASWSSWKYGRHHDLKDEHEEELDHENHHEDHEEKLNEKWPKNHKRDRQKYFPVYDHHKDSYHPPSYVEDNDLKDHGEDTYAVHEDVNDIPPNTESLSYNYEEGYKKGLETVTGHVRSGQMHKFHDDQHEEQGDIENDGFKEEFETKTDAGRYLVDDVEYENTRDKRDHRRRSRKRIHKTPTNSSRGTKNDSKT; from the exons ATG ATCTTCAAATACCTATGCCTTCTTCTACTAAACCAAATCGCGATCTACGGAGTATCCTCCAAGCA TGTACACCTGAAGATTCTCGTGCCAGATCTGATCAACCACCACACGCACACGAGGACCGTTCTCTTCCATGTTCACGTGCCAACGCCGAAGAAGCCGAAAACTCACAAGAATCACAGGACTCACCACGCGAGTTGGAGTTCGTGGAAGTACGGGCGTCATCACGATTTGAAGGACGAGCACGAGGAGGAACTTGACCACGAGAACCATCACGAGGATCACGAAGAGAAATTGAACGAGAAATGGCCGAAGAATCACAAACGAGACAGACAAAAGTATTTTCCTGTGTACGACCATCACAAAGACTCTTATCATCCGCCGTCTTACGTGGAAGATAACGACTTGAAGGATCATGGCGAAGATACTTACGCGGTTCACGAGGACGTGAATGATATACCCCCAAATACCGAGTCTCTTAGTTATAATTACGAAGAGGGGTACAAAAAGGGTTTAGAAACGGTAACTGGACACGTTCGATCTGGTCAGATGCACAAGTTTCACGATGATCAACACGAAGAACAGGGTGATATCGAGAACGATGGGTTTAAAGAGGAGTTCGAAACCAAAACGGACGCTGGGAGATATTTGGTGGATGATGTAGAATACGAGAATACTAGGGATAAACGCGATCATCGTCGAAGATCTAGGAAAAGGATCCATAAAACACCGACGAATTCCAGTCGAGGAACGAAAAACGATAGTAAAACGTAG
- the LOC117153578 gene encoding uncharacterized protein LOC117153578, translated as MIKLAAVFVVASLLHLASAGGQHGGHDHVVIHVPYKIKTIHHTHTITKHIHHGGGGGDKYEVLGYTVGHPIDLGGHGGGGGYGGDIGGGHDLGGGGDFGGGHIEYSSGGGGGGGGGGGHIEYSGGDIGGGYGGGGFGGGHEGGLGGGYGGGGLSGGGHEDWGGH; from the exons ATGATCAAGCTCGCG GCCGTCTTTGTGGTTGCCTCGTTGCTCCACTTGGCTTCAGCAGGAGGACAGCACGGTGGACA CGACCATGTGGTAATTCACGTGCCCTACAAGATCAAGACGATTCATCACACGCACACCATCACGAAACACATCCACCATGGCGGTGGAGGTGGTGACAAGTATGAAGTTCTAGGCTACACCGTGGGTCATCCGATAGATTTGGGAGGTCACGGCGGCGGTGGTGGTTACGGTGGTGATATCGGAGGCGGCCACGATTTGGGCGGTGGTGGCGACTTCGGCGGTGGCCACATCGAATACAGCAGCGGTGGCGGCGGTGGAGGTGGTGGAGGTGGTGGCCACATCGAATATAGCGGTGGCGACATTGGCGGAGGATACGGTGGCGGTGGATTCGGTGGCGGCCATGAAGGAGGTCTCGGAGGTGGATACGGAGGAGGTGGTCTCAGTGGTGGAGGTCACGAAGACTGGGGCGGCCATTAA
- the LOC117153596 gene encoding uncharacterized protein LOC117153596, with the protein MKYSAFCILVLTISEPLLVHSVNRVLLMIPQQTRRMGPPPWQSPLPRSRKSYASEVHYHKYHGPPVHYHSKKSVYGSSSFPHGGDDFDQGYEHVNHVNIPYGKGISHAVSYGKGYIPYDRIKGSVSFNRERNPSSQEHKYTSESEYSSPSFSSPDAQYSPSSYESPQQETFFPDAETALNYNGRQSDRKRLYSSRSIEKDLVTNNPIDLGAATNKDQILLLQQKATDLYKNIVSQPQGGVLLPSGIPSATIGGSKEGIVLRDTIALGEYQQKLQEMTKSWPQFLSNAATTLGNSYQNQQVSGSYSTAGSTTPAFSGWSVNFAQPKQGYDVKEDTMEPPVDFRNMPIQSSPYHTFPVPMNVVLPAPTQAVHG; encoded by the exons ATGAAGTATTCG GCTTTCTGCATTCTCGTGCTGACGATCAGCGAGCCTCTACTCGTCCACTCCGT CAACAGGGTGTTGCTGATGATTCCACAGCAAACCAGGCGCATGGGACCACCACCGTGGCAATCTCCTTTACCGCGTTCCAGAAAATCGTACGCCAGCGAAGTTCATTATCACAAGTATCATGGTCCTCCCGTACACTATCACTCGAAGAAATCTGTGTACGGAAGTTCATCGTTTCCTCATGGAGGAGATGACTTCGATCAAGGCTACGAACATGTGAACCACGTGAACATTCCTTATGGCAAGGGCATCAGTCATGCAGTTTCATACGGAAAGGGTTACATACCTTACGATCGGATTAAGGGTAGCGTCTCGTTTAATCGTGAAAG GAATCCAAGCTCCCAAGAGCACAAGTACACGTCGGAATCGGAATATTCGTCGCCATCGTTCTCCTCACCCGACGCCCAGTATTCACCTTCGTCGTACGAGTCTCCGCAGCAAGAGACCTTCTTTCCGGATGCAGAGACAGCCTTGAACTACAACGGGAGGCAAAGTGACCGCAAGAGACTCTACTCTTCGAGATCCATCGAGAAGGACCTCGTTACGAACAATCCGATCGACCTCGGCGCCGCCACGAACAAGGATCAGATACTCCTGCTCCAGCAGAAGGCTACCGATCTCTACAAGAACATCGTTTCTCAGCCGCAAGGTGGCGTCCTGTTACCATCTGGCATTCCATCGGCCACTATCGGTGGCAGCAAAGAGGGAATCGTGTTGAGAGACACAATAGCTTTAGGCGAATATCAACAAAAGCTCCAAGAGATGACCAAATCCTGGCCACAGTTTTTATCTAACGCGGCTACAACTTTGGGAAACAGTTATCAAAACCAACAGGTTAGCGGGAGTTACTCGACGGCTGGCTCTACAACTCCTGCTTTCAGTGGCTGGTCAGTGAATTTTGCTCAGCCGAAGCAAGGTTACGACGTTAAGGAGGACACTATGGAACCGCCGGTTGATTTTAGGAATATGCCTATTCAGAGTTCGCCTTATCATACGTTCCCTGTTCCGATGAACGTGGTGCTTCCGGCGCCCACGCAGGCGGTTCATGGTTAG